The nucleotide sequence TATATGAACGCTGTTTTGAAGTATACTCGGTATAAGAATATGTATTTTTATCAAAACTTATTAAGCCGCCGCCCCAAGTTCCTATCAATAGTACATTATCAGAAAATTCGTTTGATAGGCATGTTATTTTGTTGTTTGAAAATGAAAACAGGTCTCTTTTTCCGTTTTTAGGATCAATTCGAAATAGTCCGGTATCCCAAACGGATACCCAATATATTCCGTCTTCTTCAAAAATATTATTAATAATTGAGTCAGTAACCGCACTATTTTTTTCAAAAAGCCTTGATCGTCGAAATCTTTTATTGGGCTCATCATATTCCCATAAGCCCACATGTGTACATGCGTATATCCGCCCTTCAGAGTCTTCATAAATATGGGATATTCCGTTGTTTCCTATATAAAATTCGGAAGCTTGAGAAAATTTAACAACGGAACCGTCATCTTCATTTAGTATGTACAAGCCGTCCAAGGTTCCGATCCATAAGCGGCCGTGAGAATCCCTTAAAAAGCAGAGAACAACCGAACTCGTCATATCAAAATGGGTAAAAGTTTCCGTATCGACATTAAACCTTTCAACTCCGTAAAAAGTGCCTATCCAAAACACATCGCTTCCGTTTTCTGCTTTTATAGGGTCATTATAAAGACATTGAATTTGCGAAGACTGAATGGAATCTTTTGAAAAAGGAATATATTCGTAATTTTTATATTTAATACCGTCATAATATGCCAAACCTTCTTTAGTACCGAACCAAATCCGGCCGTATGAATCCTGCAAAATACCGGTAACAAATTTGGATGCAATGGATGAAGGCTGAGAGTAAAAAACAAGAACATCCTCATCAGCGGATAAATTAAAAGTAATCAAAATAAAAAATAAAAGAATTAGTTTCTTATGCAAATTATACATCCGAAATCCCTTATATCAAACATCAATACGCCACCTAAAAAGTCTAAAACATTAAATAGAAAAAGTCAACTGCTTATTACCGAAACCTTTATATCTTTTGACTAATGTTAAATCCCATCCTTTTTAGATCTTCCAAAAAGGATGGATAACTTATATCGAAACACTCGGCGTTTTTTAGGGTAAATAAAGCCCCATTTTTATCATCGATACCAAAACCTGTAACAGTAAGCATCATAGCTATGCGGTGATCTTTATGAGAATCAACTGAAGCGGGGCTTAGGTTTTTACCTGCATTTCCTATTATGCGTAAAAAATCCCTTCCCTCCGTAATATCCGCCCCAAGTTTTTTTAACTCTGAGGAAATTACGGAAAGCCTGTCACATTCCTTATAGCGGCATATTTCTATATTTTTTAAAATGGTTTCACCCCTTGCAAAACAGGCTATCGCCGAAAGAGCCGGAACTGCATCGGGAATATCGGAACAGTCAAAGGTTCCGCCCTTTAAACTTGAAGGAAAAATTTTAAGGGTTTGCGATTTCTCCTCAAAGCGGATGTCCGCATTCATCTCTTTTAAGAGCTTTACTATCCTCGCATCTCCTTGAACATCATTTATATCTATATTCTTTATGCTGATAGTTGAATCCGTAATCAGAGCTAAGGCAATGGGAAAGGCAGCACTGGACCAGTCGGCCGGAATGCCTGCCGAAAAACCTAAAATTTTTTGACTTCCTATAATTTTAAAAGTTTTAAAATCGTCCGAAACATCAAATTTAATACCGCAAGTTTTAAGCCAATGGAGGGTCATTTTTAAGTAGGGAAGTTCCCCTGCTCTTTTTAAATTTATTTGTAAAGGAAAATCGAGTAAACCGGCTCCAAGCAAGAGTCCGCTTATAACCTGTGAAAAATCTCCCTCAAGACAGAGTTTTTTTTCTTTAAGGCCTTTAATTGAAGAATCTTTTCCAAAAACCCGTATAGGAGCTCTTTCAAAACCGTCAAGAAATTCGTATTTTAAACCAAGCTCTTCATAAATTTCGATTAAAGGCTTCGCGGGACGCTTTAAAATAGATGAATCTCCGGTTAAAATAAAATCGGAAGAAATTAAAGAAAGAATGGAACCTAAAAAGTAAAAAAGAGTGCCGGAATTTCCTGCATCTATTTTTATCTGCTTTTGTTTTTCGATTCTTTTTTTTAAGCCTTCTTTCGGCGGAAAAACGATTATATCGGCAGAGGATATATTTTTTTGTTCTATTTTAAATTTTACGCCTAAGGATTCAAATACCGATACAGCCGTTTTAGTGTCTCCGCTCATCAGAAGATTTTTTATTTGGGAATGACCTTCAGCAAATGCAGCCAAAACAAGAGCCCTCATTGAATGGCTCTTTGAAGGAGGTACTTCAATGGGCATGGGAGATACGGGTTTTGATTTTTTAATCTTTAAAATCATTTTTTTAAAAGAGCTTTAAGTTCCTTTAGGCGTTCTTGATCTTCACAGTCTGTTAAGAGCTTTATAGTTTCCTTGGCCTTTTCTTTACGGTTTGTCTGAATATAAAGGTTTGTAAGATCGAATAAAAGATCTTCGCTTTCACCGAATTCTTCGATAGCCTTTCTTAAGCTGACTTCTGCACGGGCATGGTCTCCTTTTTTTATTGCAAGAAGGGAAATAAGCCTGTATATTCTTTCCGTAGGTTCTATATCCATAGCCTTAACCAAAAGGCCGTCAGCATCATTTAGATAGCCTATCTTTATGGAATTTTCAGCCTTATCGGTTAGAAGAACGGGATCTACGGGTTTAAGCTTTAATGCCTTTTGATACCAAATATCGGCTTCATCATATTGCTCAGCAAAGAACAAGGCATTTGCATAAATATAGAATGCCTCTGCCCTATTTCTTTCTGCAGCCAAATCGGCGGTTCCCGCCTCAATGTCAAAAAGAGGAGCACATTCTTTTAAACGTCCCTGAAGACGCATAATCTCAACATAGTTTTCCAAAATAACTATCTCGTCGGGGAGCATCTTTCGGGCCTTTTCAATTTCTATTTGAGCATCAAAAAAGGCATCTTCATCGATTGCACAAAGAGCTTTTAAATTAAAAATCCAGCCGTTATTAGGTTCAAGGGCTTCAGCTTCCGAAAGAGGAACAGAGCAGTCCTCCCCTATTAAATACAGGGCCTCCGCCAAGCGAAAATGATAAAGCCCGTGTTCAGGCCCAAGCTTACAGGCCTTTTTAAAGAATTTGACGGCTTCCTCAGGTCTTTCATCATGAATAAGAAGGCCGTACAAATACCATATTGTAGAATCACTCGTCTTTGCATCACATAGTTTTTTAAAATTAAGCTTAGCTTCCCATTTATTGTCTAAAGCATAATAGAATTTACCGCTTAAGGCCCAGGTACGCTCATCCTCAGGAGCAATACGCTCAAGGGCGTTTATTACATCGGCCATTTCGTTATATTCTTCGGAAGCCAAAAAGAGTTTCCCCGCCTCAGTATAGGCTTCTACAGCCTCAGCTGTTTTTCCGGCAAGATTCAGCTCGTTTGCTTCATTGTACTTTAATAAGCCCTGATCCGGTTTTAGCTCAAAGGCCTTTGCATAAAAGGCTGCCGATTTTTCATGTTTCCCTTGGGAATTTAAAAAATGCCCCTTTAAAGAGCAAAGAAGTACCGATTTTTCAATTTCGTCATTCGGAATACTTTTTAGAATATCTCCCAATTTTTTCATATTGCCGGATTGATAGTATAGGCCGGCAAGCTCGGCCATTATTTCATAATTATCGTGTTCAATATCGAGGGCCGATAAAAATTCTTTTTCAGCCTCCTCATTTAAATGCTGGGCA is from Treponema denticola and encodes:
- a CDS encoding tetratricopeptide repeat protein; the protein is MERLKLYFSYFKNKILKKYESKKAQSVIDTEEIKEEIWEADFSKKEKARFIEETGDGYQSLFEENLDGKHSYSLELKRKHLYAWALNPLFRYKDFVLDAEIELPVFTDNFFPEENTSAGYCAAGFVFRHISDKAFYSLLISDKGWIRLEAVVNSTPMPILGWTKPLTDIDSSKFKIKLICAGTSITVLVNNTWLGKFESDIVQAAGKIGFAGQNWETHPKVKFYLNEFKIISQSLLVENTDSAANNPDAISPEAYINLASTYYAMGQYVAAIYQIKQAWKLREPGIQDHILAGRIYFAQHLNEEAEKEFLSALDIEHDNYEIMAELAGLYYQSGNMKKLGDILKSIPNDEIEKSVLLCSLKGHFLNSQGKHEKSAAFYAKAFELKPDQGLLKYNEANELNLAGKTAEAVEAYTEAGKLFLASEEYNEMADVINALERIAPEDERTWALSGKFYYALDNKWEAKLNFKKLCDAKTSDSTIWYLYGLLIHDERPEEAVKFFKKACKLGPEHGLYHFRLAEALYLIGEDCSVPLSEAEALEPNNGWIFNLKALCAIDEDAFFDAQIEIEKARKMLPDEIVILENYVEIMRLQGRLKECAPLFDIEAGTADLAAERNRAEAFYIYANALFFAEQYDEADIWYQKALKLKPVDPVLLTDKAENSIKIGYLNDADGLLVKAMDIEPTERIYRLISLLAIKKGDHARAEVSLRKAIEEFGESEDLLFDLTNLYIQTNRKEKAKETIKLLTDCEDQERLKELKALLKK
- the aroA gene encoding 3-phosphoshikimate 1-carboxyvinyltransferase; translation: MILKIKKSKPVSPMPIEVPPSKSHSMRALVLAAFAEGHSQIKNLLMSGDTKTAVSVFESLGVKFKIEQKNISSADIIVFPPKEGLKKRIEKQKQIKIDAGNSGTLFYFLGSILSLISSDFILTGDSSILKRPAKPLIEIYEELGLKYEFLDGFERAPIRVFGKDSSIKGLKEKKLCLEGDFSQVISGLLLGAGLLDFPLQINLKRAGELPYLKMTLHWLKTCGIKFDVSDDFKTFKIIGSQKILGFSAGIPADWSSAAFPIALALITDSTISIKNIDINDVQGDARIVKLLKEMNADIRFEEKSQTLKIFPSSLKGGTFDCSDIPDAVPALSAIACFARGETILKNIEICRYKECDRLSVISSELKKLGADITEGRDFLRIIGNAGKNLSPASVDSHKDHRIAMMLTVTGFGIDDKNGALFTLKNAECFDISYPSFLEDLKRMGFNISQKI